From one Deltaproteobacteria bacterium HGW-Deltaproteobacteria-4 genomic stretch:
- a CDS encoding cardiolipin synthase B, which translates to MSLILPPQGPRNLTSRFFARFRRSIDASFSSGNRVVLLRSGSDFFRDLFASVEAATTSISLEFYIVRADRTGRLLAASLKRAVQRGVMVEFLYDYIGSFDTPASFFAVLEQDGIRCAAFNPPPFRNGLSWFDKRDHRKIAIIDCRLAYACGLNIGDEYAGDDPLRSWRDMGLRLEGPAAKELHQLFAENWLSTSEILPISCSCSLVPPAGGDAAVAIVSGGPHHNRSRIRDAFMLGMASAGSSIRIETPYFVPGPRFLRAMFRAARRGVVVEIILPARSDVPLLRLVNRSYYGVLLKGGVKVYERQGAILHAKVMLIDSSWAVIGSANLDQRSFHRNYEVSVIVASQDFGRQVEELIVTELAASQPIELSKHERRSWLIRGLEWLLLPLNWFL; encoded by the coding sequence ATGTCGTTAATCCTCCCGCCGCAAGGGCCTCGTAATCTCACTAGCCGTTTCTTCGCCCGCTTTCGGCGCAGTATCGACGCGAGCTTTTCCTCGGGGAATCGTGTTGTCCTGTTGCGAAGCGGCAGTGACTTTTTTCGTGATCTCTTTGCTTCCGTCGAGGCGGCGACGACCTCGATCTCTCTGGAATTTTATATCGTCCGTGCCGACCGCACCGGTCGTTTGCTGGCGGCGAGTCTGAAACGGGCAGTGCAGCGAGGGGTCATGGTCGAGTTCCTTTACGACTACATCGGCTCTTTCGATACTCCCGCCAGTTTCTTTGCCGTCCTCGAACAAGACGGTATCCGCTGCGCCGCTTTTAATCCTCCCCCCTTTCGGAACGGTCTCAGCTGGTTTGATAAACGTGATCATCGCAAAATTGCCATCATTGACTGCCGCCTGGCATACGCCTGCGGCCTGAATATCGGTGATGAGTACGCCGGGGACGATCCACTGCGAAGTTGGCGGGATATGGGGTTGCGCCTTGAGGGGCCGGCGGCCAAGGAACTCCATCAACTCTTTGCGGAGAATTGGCTGAGCACATCTGAGATCTTACCCATTTCCTGCAGCTGTTCGCTAGTTCCCCCTGCTGGTGGCGACGCCGCTGTGGCGATTGTCAGCGGCGGTCCACATCATAATCGTTCACGAATTCGTGACGCTTTTATGTTGGGGATGGCGAGTGCCGGCTCCAGTATCCGCATCGAAACGCCTTACTTCGTCCCCGGACCGCGCTTTCTGCGCGCGATGTTCCGGGCGGCGCGGCGCGGGGTGGTGGTGGAGATAATCCTCCCGGCGCGCAGTGATGTTCCGTTGCTACGGCTGGTAAATAGGAGCTATTACGGGGTGTTGCTCAAGGGGGGGGTCAAGGTCTACGAACGGCAGGGGGCGATTCTGCATGCCAAGGTGATGTTGATCGACAGCTCCTGGGCGGTGATCGGTTCGGCGAATCTCGATCAGCGCAGTTTTCATCGTAATTACGAAGTGAGTGTGATCGTCGCCAGTCAGGATTTCGGTCGTCAGGTGGAGGAGCTCATTGTAACCGAATTGGCGGCATCACAGCCGATTGAACTGTCGAAGCACGAGCGTCGCAGCTGGCTGATCCGCGGTCTGGAGTGGTTGCTGTTGCCTCTTAACTGGTTTCTGTAG
- a CDS encoding aminotransferase class I and II, translating to MPFSLSPALAAIQPPPITEVKSWIADHTFPPEKPLIDLCQAIPDYPPAQTMMKALTPLLHDPDIAKYSPDEGLTAVRQSIANWYERRYGAGPQATEICLTVGASQAFWLAMLTLCRAGDEVIVPLPAYFDHPMALAAYGVVPRYLPYIEGSGGLPDPAQIAAAITARTRVILLVSPSNPTGAILPPALLRELFELAQRRNIALVLDETYNTFVPPVSRHDLFSTPEWGDHFVQIASFGKTYALTGYRAGALVASETVIHAALKVQDSMVVCAPRLTQHAIAWGCDHLDAWVDANARMMQERHDLFRTSFTVAGNRFCISASGAFFAWVRHPFTGQSGRQVARRLALEENLICLPGEAFGPGLEGYLRLAFGNITAGAIPAAVQRFCAL from the coding sequence ATGCCCTTTTCGCTCTCTCCCGCTCTGGCCGCCATTCAGCCTCCGCCGATTACCGAGGTTAAATCGTGGATCGCCGATCACACCTTCCCTCCGGAAAAACCACTTATTGACCTTTGTCAGGCCATCCCCGATTATCCCCCGGCCCAGACGATGATGAAGGCGCTGACTCCTCTGCTGCACGATCCGGATATTGCCAAATACTCCCCGGATGAAGGGCTCACCGCAGTCCGGCAGTCCATTGCCAACTGGTATGAACGCCGCTACGGCGCCGGGCCGCAGGCAACGGAAATCTGTTTGACGGTCGGTGCCAGTCAGGCCTTCTGGTTGGCGATGCTGACCCTTTGCCGGGCCGGGGATGAAGTCATCGTCCCTCTTCCCGCGTACTTCGATCATCCCATGGCCTTGGCTGCTTACGGGGTGGTGCCGCGTTATCTCCCTTATATTGAAGGTTCCGGCGGTCTCCCCGACCCGGCGCAGATTGCTGCGGCGATCACTGCAAGGACCCGTGTAATCCTCCTGGTTTCACCGAGTAACCCGACCGGTGCCATCCTGCCCCCGGCCCTGCTACGCGAACTTTTTGAGCTGGCGCAACGCCGCAATATTGCCCTGGTCCTCGATGAAACCTATAACACCTTTGTCCCGCCTGTCTCCCGCCACGACCTCTTCAGCACGCCGGAATGGGGCGATCACTTCGTTCAGATCGCCTCCTTCGGCAAGACCTACGCCCTCACCGGCTACCGCGCCGGGGCACTGGTCGCCAGTGAAACGGTAATCCATGCCGCCCTCAAGGTACAGGACAGCATGGTCGTCTGTGCGCCGCGTCTCACCCAGCATGCCATTGCCTGGGGCTGCGACCATCTCGATGCCTGGGTCGATGCCAATGCCCGCATGATGCAGGAGCGTCACGATCTTTTCAGGACGTCCTTCACCGTTGCCGGAAATCGTTTCTGCATCAGCGCCAGCGGTGCCTTCTTTGCTTGGGTGCGCCATCCCTTTACCGGCCAAAGCGGCCGGCAGGTGGCGCGGCGTCTCGCTCTCGAAGAGAATCTCATCTGTCTCCCCGGTGAGGCCTTCGGCCCCGGACTTGAGGGCTATCTTCGGCTTGCCTTCGGTAATATCACCGCCGGTGCGATTCCGGCGGCGGTGCAACGTTTCTGCGCGCTGTAG